In the Syntrophus aciditrophicus SB genome, TGTTACCGCTCTGTTTTACCTCCTTGGAAATCATTTCTTCTCCGTAGACTTCGAATTTAACTTTGCTGAAGAGCTCTCTTTCCGAAGGATAGCCGACATCGCGATCTGCAGACCGCTCTCTTTTGCGAGCCGACAGTGATTCGGAAAATTGTTCAGTTGACTTGTCAGATGCATTTTTCGACGATAAAGGTTCCGCTTTATAATTCTTTCTTTCTGGTTCCTGTGTTCCCATAATCTCCAATCCTGATGTTCAAGCTATCCCCCAGGCAGCTGTCACATTTTGCCGCTATAATGTAAAAATTTATTTGTCAAGAAATATTTTCCCGCAACCGGGTTCGTCCATCTATTTCAGCCTGCGCCCGGGACACGTCCCCTTATACCGTGTCTGTTGCGGTTATTATTTGATTGACACATCATAATGCTTTCCTTATATCTTTCCGGTGTATAAAAGTTGATGAAGACCTTGTCTCCGGATTATCAAAATCGGAAAACGCGGTCAGCGTGGTGTTGCATGATAAAAAGAATACTGGTTACCGGCGCCACGGGTCAGATCGGGTCTGAATTGGCCCTCGCTCTGAGACAGGCCTACGGTGAAGCCAAAGTCGTCGCTGCAGGACACAGGCGCCGGCCTGATGCGGAGCTCCTGGAAAGCGGTCCTTACTGCAGTTTCGATGTCCGGGACGGTGAAACACTGCAGCGTATTGTGCAGGAGTACCGGATCGACACGATTTTTCATCTGGCATCGCTCCTGTCAGCTGCTGCGGAGAAGAACCCGCAATCTGCCTGGGAGATCAACATGAAGGGGCTGACCAATGTTCTGGAGACGGCCCGCATTTCCGGCTGCGCCGTTTTCTTCCCCAGCTCCATCGGCGCCTTCGGTCCCGGCACTCCACTGGAAAACACACCCCAGCTGACCATTCAACGTCCTGCTACGCTCTACGGTATTACCAAACTGGCCGGCGAGCTGCTGTGCGACTATTATTTCCACCACTTCGGCGTCGACGCCCGCGGTCTGCGCTTTCCGGGCCTTATTTCCTACAAGACGCCGCCCGGCGGCGGCACCACCGACTATGCCGTGGAGATCTTCACCGCAGCCCTGACGGAAGGCCGCTACACCTGTTTTCTCAGGCCCGATACCCGGCTTGACATGATGTACATGCCGGACGCCATCGGCGCGGCGATGATCCTGATGGAGGCGGACGGTCAAAGGCTCATTCACCGAAATGCCTATAACGTGACGGCCATGAACTTCACGCCGGAGGAACTGGCGGTTCAGATTCTCCGGTTTGTGCCCGGTTTCGATATCCGCTATGATGTGGACCCGATCCGCCAGGCCATTGCCGATTCCTGGCCCCGGCACATGGATGACAGCGCGGCGCGTACGGAATGGGGCTGGCAGCCCCGTTACGACCTTGCCGCCACGACATCGGAAATGATTGAACATCTTGCATTCAAACTGGGAAAAGCGGGGGAGGATCGACATGGCGCAGGATAAACTGAAACGCCTGCTGGTGGAGAAGCTGGATGCGATGGAACGAAACGGCGTCCGCAAGGGGAAAGAAAGAATCATCACCGGCCGCCGGCCGCCCCGCGACGGCTTCGGTCCGAGATATTTTCTCAAGAGCTGTGGGGGGCGGGCTTTTCTACGTATGAATGCCAATGCCTACCTCGGCCTCAACACCCACCCTCGCGTGGTGGAAGCGGAAGAAACTGCCGTCCGGCGCTACGGCGCGGGACCCGGTGCGGTACGCTTCATCAGCGGCACCTTCGAACCCCACATCAAGCTGGAAGAGCGCCTGGCCTCTTTCCACGGGCGG is a window encoding:
- a CDS encoding DUF2080 family transposase-associated protein; this translates as MGTQEPERKNYKAEPLSSKNASDKSTEQFSESLSARKRERSADRDVGYPSERELFSKVKFEVYGEEMISKEVKQSGNSGRVYLPPDWIGKNLKIIRID
- a CDS encoding NAD-dependent epimerase/dehydratase family protein, whose translation is MKRILVTGATGQIGSELALALRQAYGEAKVVAAGHRRRPDAELLESGPYCSFDVRDGETLQRIVQEYRIDTIFHLASLLSAAAEKNPQSAWEINMKGLTNVLETARISGCAVFFPSSIGAFGPGTPLENTPQLTIQRPATLYGITKLAGELLCDYYFHHFGVDARGLRFPGLISYKTPPGGGTTDYAVEIFTAALTEGRYTCFLRPDTRLDMMYMPDAIGAAMILMEADGQRLIHRNAYNVTAMNFTPEELAVQILRFVPGFDIRYDVDPIRQAIADSWPRHMDDSAARTEWGWQPRYDLAATTSEMIEHLAFKLGKAGEDRHGAG